The DNA sequence AAGCTGGTTGACATCCTGGAAATTGGGAACCGTTTGAAGATCAAAATGGTGATGGCTACCCAGGCTCAGCAGGCTGCTAGGAAATAGCTTGGCTTTAGCTGATACCTATCAGCAGTTAGCTCTCGTTTAAGAAGCAGTAAACCACAAGCTAACAGCTGACAGCTAGTAGCTAACCGCTCAAAAGCAATGGCCCTCGATTATCCCGAACAGCACCGCCGCGAGGCCCTGATTGGTACCGTGGCCATCCACGTGGCCCTGGTGCTATTTTGCCTGTTCACCGTATTCAGGGGCCCCAACCCGCCGCTTGATGAGATTGCCACGCCCGGCGGCGGCGGCTTGGAACTTAACTACGGCGTGGACGCCGCCGGCAGCGGCGACGTGCAAACCACGGCTACCGCCAACGCCTCGCCCAACCGCCAGGACAGCCGCCCGCCCGCCGCCGCGCCCGAGCCCCGGCCCGTAACAGCCGTGGCCCCGGCCACGCCCACGCCCCCGGCCGCCGAAAAAATCATCACCAGCGACGCCGAGGAAAGCCCCGTGACTGCTCCCGTGGTGGCCACGCCCGCGCCGCCCAAGGTGGAAGTAAAGGAAGTGCCTAAGCCGGCCCGCAAGGTGGCCGTCACATTCTCGCCCAAGGGCACGGCCACCGGCGGCGGCAACGGCGTGAACGGCAGCAGCACCGCGCCCACTGGCAACAGCAACGGCGACCGCCCCGGCACCGTGGGCGACCAAGGCGACCCGCGCGGCTCGCTGAACGCTAAGGCACTGTACGGCAGCGGCAATGGCGACGGCGACGGCTCGGGCGGCGGCAGTGGCCGGGGCCGCGGCAACGGCAGCGGCGACGGCTTGGAAATGAGCGGTTGGGCAGCGGCGGCGGTGCCCAAGGTGGCCGCCGTGGATGATAACTCGGGCATCGTACGCTTTCGCATCAAAATCGATGAAAACGGCGAGGTGGAAGGCGTCACCAAGGTATCGGGCAACGTGTCGCCGGCCCAGGAAAAGCTGTGCCGCGACGCCCTGCAAAACGCCAGCTTCCGGCGCACCAATAACGGCAGCGGCGGAGCCACGGGTTTCTACACGTTCAAAATATCGGTGCAATAACCTGCCATTTAGAGCAGTTTCCAAGCAAGTGTATAGGGCGGGCTACCGGCTTTTCGCCGGCTGTCCGCTCGCCTTTCGCGCCGGTAGTTCTACCGACGAGCGGACAGCCGGCGAAAAGCCGGCAGCCCGCACCCAATAAGCTGTACACTGACTTGGAAACCGCTCTAAAAATTAACATCTATCATTTAACAGTTGGACTCTGACCGTTTGATTGACTGTAGATTGTTAAATGATAAATGTTAATTGTTAAATGAACTACGAAGAAACTCTGGCTTTCCTTTACGCACAACTACCCATGTACCAGCGGGTAGGGGCGGCGGGCTTCAAAAAAGGGTTGGGTAACACCGAGGCCCTGCTGGCGGCCATGGGCCACCCGGAGCGGCGCTTCCGCAGCGTGCATGTGGCGGGCACTAATGGCAAGGGCAGCAGCTCGCACCTGCTGGCGGCGGTGCTGCAAAGTGCGGGCTACCGCGTGGGCCTCTACACCTCGCCGCACCTGCGCGCTTTTACCGAGCGGGTGCGCCTGAACGGGCAGGAACTGGCTCCCGAGTACCTGGTGGTGTGGGTGGAAAAGTGGCGCGGCCTATTTGCCGACGTGCAGCCCTCATTTTTTGAAATGTGCGTGGCCCTGGCCTTTTGCTACTTCGCCGATGAAGCCGTGGACGTGGCCGTGGTGGAAGTGGGCCTGGGCGGCCGCCTCGATTCCACGAACGTCATCACGCCGCTCGTGTCGCTCATCACCAACATCAGCTACGACCACCAGGCCCTGCTGGGCGACACGCTGCCCGAAATTGCGGGCGAGAAAGCGGGCATCATCAAGCCCGGCGTGCCGGTGGTCATCAGCCAAACGCAGCCCGAAGTAGCGGCCGTATTCGCGGCCAAAGCCGCCGCCGAAACCGCGCCCCTCAC is a window from the Hymenobacter nivis genome containing:
- a CDS encoding bifunctional folylpolyglutamate synthase/dihydrofolate synthase, whose translation is MNYEETLAFLYAQLPMYQRVGAAGFKKGLGNTEALLAAMGHPERRFRSVHVAGTNGKGSSSHLLAAVLQSAGYRVGLYTSPHLRAFTERVRLNGQELAPEYLVVWVEKWRGLFADVQPSFFEMCVALAFCYFADEAVDVAVVEVGLGGRLDSTNVITPLVSLITNISYDHQALLGDTLPEIAGEKAGIIKPGVPVVISQTQPEVAAVFAAKAAAETAPLTWADRVYAVVPGPAGAPADTAAGTQLFDVARAGASYLPSAALGLLGDYQALNLPGVLAVLDELRTQGFALPEAAVRQGLRDVGPLTGLRGRWSILGHAPLVVADTGHNEAGLRLVMQQLLRVPHERLHLVIGTVNDKDVGPVLALLPPDATYYFCQADIPRALPADELAARAAAAGLAGRSYGPVAAAVAAARAAAGPADVVFIGGSTFVVAEVAELYQ